One part of the Myxococcales bacterium genome encodes these proteins:
- a CDS encoding nitroreductase yields the protein MKSFLDLATNRRSVRKYKSEPVPEEVLMRILTAGQMAPSGNNSQPWRFIIVNDAKTKEELFKVAGRQEWILSAPLTIAIVADLKAKLPQNRMDEEISIDD from the coding sequence CGCCACAAACAGGAGGAGCGTCAGAAAATATAAAAGCGAGCCGGTGCCGGAAGAAGTTCTCATGAGAATTCTGACTGCGGGACAGATGGCGCCTTCCGGCAATAACTCGCAGCCGTGGCGTTTCATAATAGTAAACGATGCTAAGACAAAAGAAGAGCTCTTCAAGGTAGCTGGCAGGCAGGAATGGATACTTTCCGCCCCATTGACGATAGCAATAGTCGCCGATCTTAAAGCCAAACTTCCCCAAAACAGGATGGATGAGGAGATCTCCATCGACGACAA